The candidate division KSB1 bacterium genome includes a region encoding these proteins:
- a CDS encoding HIT domain-containing protein: protein MKSDSKSEILWAPWRMEYILGEKESGCIFCTRINQDSDKENLILLRGGNNFVIMNKYPYNNGHLMVVPNRHTSEFDSLSDPEKLEMMNLVSKSMNVLKKTVNPDGFNVGMNIGKIAGAGIDDHLHFHIVPRWAADTNFMPVVGQTKIISEDLGETWERLKEVFLT, encoded by the coding sequence ATGAAGTCTGACTCAAAGTCAGAGATCCTGTGGGCTCCCTGGCGGATGGAATATATTTTGGGCGAAAAAGAGAGTGGATGTATATTTTGCACAAGGATTAACCAGGATAGTGACAAGGAAAATTTGATCTTGTTGCGTGGGGGAAATAATTTCGTCATTATGAATAAGTATCCCTATAATAACGGCCATTTAATGGTCGTTCCCAACCGTCATACTTCAGAGTTTGATTCATTGAGTGATCCCGAAAAATTGGAGATGATGAATTTGGTCTCGAAGTCAATGAATGTACTTAAAAAAACGGTTAACCCGGATGGTTTTAATGTAGGCATGAATATTGGTAAAATTGCCGGGGCAGGTATTGACGACCACCTGCATTTTCATATTGTACCGCGCTGGGCCGCCGACACCAATTTTATGCCCGTGGTTGGACAAACCAAGATCATCTCGGAAGATTTGGGGGAAACCTGGGAAAGGTTGAAGGAGGTGTTTTTAACCTAA
- the mazG gene encoding nucleoside triphosphate pyrophosphohydrolase, with amino-acid sequence MSTQKTNIGEKFEKLVHIMTDLRSDNGCPWDKEQTHVTLTQYLLEEAYEVLESIDENNDEALKEELGDLLLQVVFHAQIASEKNTFDIAKVIDAITDKLVRRHPNVFGDVKIKTAEEQSINWEKLKKQEGKESILDGVPKALSALLRAKRLQQKASTVGFDWPVEEPVWQKILEEIDELKIAHQKESKERVEEEFGDLLFSLVNISRFLKINPEDALRKTSEKFITRFKNMEREFTLKGEEISEATLEELDVAWEKQKENEKK; translated from the coding sequence ATGTCCACCCAAAAAACTAACATTGGTGAGAAATTCGAAAAACTCGTTCACATTATGACTGACCTTCGGAGCGATAATGGCTGCCCGTGGGACAAAGAACAAACCCACGTGACCTTAACACAGTATCTACTCGAAGAAGCATACGAAGTCCTGGAATCCATTGATGAAAATAATGACGAGGCTCTAAAGGAAGAACTAGGCGACTTGCTTCTCCAAGTTGTTTTTCATGCTCAGATTGCATCCGAAAAGAATACATTTGATATAGCAAAAGTCATTGATGCGATTACCGACAAATTGGTGCGGCGGCATCCAAATGTTTTTGGGGACGTAAAAATTAAAACAGCGGAAGAGCAATCAATAAACTGGGAAAAGCTGAAAAAGCAGGAAGGGAAAGAATCCATTCTGGACGGTGTACCCAAAGCCCTCTCGGCTTTGCTTAGAGCAAAGCGTCTCCAACAGAAAGCCTCGACAGTCGGCTTCGATTGGCCGGTAGAAGAACCAGTTTGGCAGAAAATTCTTGAAGAGATAGATGAGCTAAAAATTGCCCATCAAAAAGAAAGTAAAGAGCGCGTTGAGGAAGAGTTTGGTGATTTATTGTTTTCCCTGGTCAACATTTCTCGCTTTCTTAAAATTAATCCAGAGGATGCATTACGTAAAACTTCCGAGAAATTTATCACCAGATTTAAGAATATGGAACGCGAATTTACATTGAAAGGAGAAGAAATAAGCGAGGCTACATTAGAGGAACTGGATGTTGCTTGGGAAAAGCAGAAGGAAAATGAAAAAAAGTGA
- a CDS encoding adenylate/guanylate cyclase domain-containing protein — MSTFSLIVLQNQKVALMQRMNQVCKVLIQNLAETSKGDLLLDKKERVTEAVFRLKKNSVDGLEKAAILNRYAEPVASFDLNGQEVKFANATELLKISKFTIKELPLHFEYYYPITHQIRENSRIKNILLGIAFISFSKESILQPIENARNIAIGSAIFVTLLSIVFINLIARKMAKQIQMLSDGARAVGSGNLNVVISVNSRDELGQLAAEFNNMIQHLREKLQMQKFVSKLTVQMIKDTVGVNGKKTKAANQKVAVLFSDVRNFSSIAEQLKPEEIVKLINVYFDLQTRIIETHKGIVDKFMGDQIMAIFQGKTMADNALRAAVEIQRQVRLVNHKREAKGEAILEMGIGINNGSVVIGNMGSADRMDYTVIGDVVNVAARLCSKAAAGQIILSYDLAKKANGSYPTSRLKSLSVKGRKKGIDVCEVDYNREILA, encoded by the coding sequence ATGTCGACTTTTAGTCTGATAGTATTACAGAATCAAAAAGTTGCTTTAATGCAGCGCATGAATCAAGTTTGCAAGGTTCTGATTCAAAACCTGGCCGAAACCTCCAAGGGTGATCTTCTGTTAGACAAAAAAGAGAGAGTGACCGAAGCAGTTTTTCGCTTGAAGAAAAATAGTGTTGATGGTCTGGAAAAGGCGGCCATTTTAAATCGATACGCCGAACCAGTTGCCTCATTTGACCTAAATGGGCAAGAAGTAAAATTTGCCAATGCCACTGAACTCCTCAAGATATCAAAATTCACAATTAAAGAATTGCCTCTGCATTTTGAGTATTATTACCCCATTACCCATCAAATAAGGGAAAATAGCAGAATTAAGAACATACTTTTGGGCATTGCTTTTATCAGCTTTTCCAAGGAGTCGATTTTGCAGCCAATCGAGAATGCTAGAAATATTGCTATCGGCTCTGCGATTTTTGTTACTCTACTGTCAATTGTTTTTATAAATCTGATTGCCAGAAAAATGGCAAAGCAGATTCAAATGCTCTCCGACGGGGCAAGGGCAGTTGGTAGCGGCAATCTTAATGTCGTTATTTCAGTGAATTCGAGAGATGAATTGGGTCAGTTGGCTGCTGAGTTTAATAATATGATCCAGCATCTGCGGGAAAAACTGCAAATGCAGAAATTCGTTTCAAAGTTGACGGTGCAAATGATCAAAGATACCGTCGGGGTCAATGGCAAAAAAACCAAAGCCGCAAATCAGAAAGTAGCCGTACTTTTCTCAGATGTTAGAAACTTTTCATCAATTGCAGAACAGTTAAAACCGGAAGAGATAGTTAAGTTAATCAATGTTTATTTTGATTTGCAGACTCGAATCATTGAGACCCATAAGGGTATTGTTGATAAATTTATGGGTGATCAGATCATGGCCATCTTTCAGGGAAAAACGATGGCGGATAATGCTCTCCGGGCAGCGGTTGAAATACAGCGACAAGTTCGCTTGGTTAACCATAAACGAGAAGCGAAAGGTGAAGCCATACTTGAAATGGGCATCGGTATAAACAATGGTTCCGTGGTTATAGGGAATATGGGTTCCGCGGATCGCATGGACTATACAGTAATTGGTGATGTGGTCAATGTAGCAGCCCGCCTTTGTTCCAAGGCTGCCGCCGGTCAAATTATATTGTCATACGATCTAGCCAAAAAGGCGAATGGTTCTTACCCAACCAGCCGGCTAAAATCACTTTCTGTAAAAGGAAGAAAAAAAGGAATCGATGTATGTGAAGTTGATTATAATCGCGAAATACTCGCTTAG
- a CDS encoding tetratricopeptide repeat protein, with protein sequence MNKLLLLASILNCICFTSITLSQTTVELFRPNARSMALGGSLVVQARDPSAIFWNPAALSGLKDRTMLISVNDPFAFNFVSVTQVVPLMGTFGASLSRLPALPEKVDRGTLAWGRRFYKRLFIGNKFDFIKQDSTLFASTGLGIFFGNPGVGVLDKRWEKFSDSKLWDKLNFGMTVHNIPLSKKVFEPSVMFGLSYLWPTPGLLLNTGYHFQRGENTNHLGIGFEFNRKMTVFLGLEDLDFDNSAAGFQYTRDNFVFNFAYSKSSEKFLFTFSARISPAPAALAERYYEKGVERLTLKKYKSASREFKKYLDYDLLDTKSDSVETLVNDLTKRLARKEIVIDSLFSLSSRLLAQEDPQFFRAAYVLTKIKELDPDNFDAAVKLNALKPAIDVLIRKSLSDGMAEFDAKQYFVAEKSFKRVLIFDKNHNTAIKYLADIDNIKNYLAEEYFFRGLGYYRDKNFRIAEQEFKRALEFNETQIEVIKYLSRTRQKIRENIKLISKFLREAEALEQQKNYVGATNKYLEVLKIDPGNSDAKSGIAKSRPQINRFIQEKYAEGLLLYRSENYAEAIEVFSNVLSINPDHINAKRNLTRVRNDRSEKASSFLKRGDLFFQQGNWQSALESYSKAIAIEPSNSKALQRKKDVQKELQIANFIERGRQKVYEKRYLEAVTIFGDILRLDPDNRIVKIELNNTRNKINELIEEHFNNGINLFTLDRYQEAIVIWNKVLDLNSNHKGALEYKQKAIERIEALKRIQNQNK encoded by the coding sequence ATGAATAAATTATTGCTCCTTGCCTCCATCCTGAATTGCATCTGCTTCACTTCCATAACTTTATCCCAGACAACTGTAGAACTTTTTAGACCCAATGCCCGGTCAATGGCATTAGGAGGTTCTTTGGTTGTTCAGGCCCGTGATCCCTCGGCCATTTTTTGGAATCCAGCAGCTTTGTCCGGATTGAAGGACCGCACCATGCTCATTAGTGTTAACGATCCATTTGCTTTTAATTTTGTAAGTGTGACTCAAGTTGTACCTTTAATGGGAACATTCGGAGCTTCCCTTTCACGACTGCCCGCCTTACCGGAAAAGGTTGACAGGGGGACTTTGGCCTGGGGCCGCAGATTCTATAAACGATTGTTTATCGGAAATAAATTTGACTTCATAAAACAGGACAGTACCTTGTTTGCGTCTACCGGTTTGGGGATTTTCTTTGGCAATCCTGGTGTTGGAGTATTGGATAAACGATGGGAAAAATTTTCAGACTCAAAACTTTGGGATAAGTTGAACTTCGGCATGACAGTTCATAACATTCCTTTAAGCAAGAAAGTTTTTGAGCCTTCCGTTATGTTTGGGCTTAGCTATCTTTGGCCCACGCCGGGTTTACTTTTGAACACAGGTTATCATTTTCAACGAGGTGAGAACACAAACCACCTCGGAATTGGTTTTGAATTCAACAGAAAAATGACAGTCTTTTTGGGTCTTGAAGACCTCGATTTTGATAATTCTGCAGCCGGATTTCAGTACACTCGCGATAACTTTGTGTTCAATTTCGCTTATTCCAAAAGTTCGGAAAAGTTTCTTTTTACTTTTTCAGCAAGGATTAGCCCGGCCCCGGCTGCCCTGGCTGAACGGTATTATGAAAAGGGTGTAGAAAGATTGACGTTAAAAAAATACAAATCAGCTTCAAGAGAATTTAAAAAATATCTAGATTATGACTTGCTTGATACAAAATCAGATTCTGTAGAAACTTTGGTAAATGATTTGACTAAGCGGCTCGCAAGGAAAGAAATCGTGATTGATTCACTGTTTTCATTGTCGAGTAGATTGCTTGCTCAGGAAGATCCACAGTTCTTTCGGGCGGCCTATGTTCTGACAAAAATTAAAGAGTTGGATCCGGATAATTTTGATGCCGCCGTGAAATTAAACGCACTTAAACCGGCCATTGATGTTTTAATTAGGAAGTCACTCTCCGACGGAATGGCCGAGTTTGATGCCAAACAATATTTTGTGGCTGAAAAGTCATTTAAGCGCGTCCTGATTTTTGACAAAAACCATAATACTGCGATAAAATATCTCGCTGATATTGACAATATAAAAAATTATTTGGCAGAAGAATATTTTTTCCGGGGGTTGGGTTATTACCGTGACAAAAATTTTAGGATAGCAGAACAAGAGTTTAAGCGTGCATTAGAATTTAATGAAACACAAATTGAAGTTATTAAATACTTGAGCAGAACGAGACAGAAAATCCGGGAAAATATAAAGCTGATTTCCAAATTTCTTCGGGAAGCAGAGGCGCTGGAACAACAAAAAAATTACGTGGGTGCGACTAATAAGTATTTAGAAGTCTTGAAAATTGACCCTGGAAATAGCGACGCTAAATCTGGAATTGCCAAATCAAGACCCCAAATCAATCGGTTTATACAGGAAAAATACGCTGAAGGCTTACTACTTTACAGATCGGAAAACTATGCAGAAGCAATTGAGGTCTTTTCAAATGTGTTGTCAATTAATCCCGATCACATAAATGCCAAAAGAAATTTAACAAGAGTACGGAATGATAGAAGTGAAAAAGCTTCTTCTTTTCTCAAACGGGGAGACTTGTTTTTCCAGCAAGGCAATTGGCAATCTGCGTTAGAAAGCTATTCGAAAGCAATAGCAATTGAGCCCTCCAATTCGAAAGCCCTTCAAAGGAAAAAAGATGTTCAAAAAGAACTTCAAATTGCGAATTTTATAGAACGGGGCAGGCAAAAAGTTTATGAAAAGAGGTACCTGGAGGCAGTGACGATTTTTGGGGATATATTAAGGCTGGATCCCGACAACCGAATTGTGAAGATTGAGCTCAATAACACCCGGAACAAAATCAATGAATTGATTGAGGAACATTTTAATAATGGGATTAACCTTTTTACATTAGATAGATATCAAGAAGCAATTGTAATATGGAACAAAGTTTTAGATCTCAATTCGAACCATAAAGGTGCGCTTGAGTATAAACAAAAAGCGATTGAAAGAATTGAGGCTTTAAAAAGAATTCAGAATCAGAATAAGTAG
- a CDS encoding NusG domain II-containing protein encodes MSNLKTVWQLLTKGDKILASSLILLSMLSFTILKAVSQPGQIAVIKVENLQNFSKNLNRDEKFNTSGHIGETSIEIVNKAIRVVSSDCPQKLCVRQGSITHTGEIIVCVPNKLTISIEGRRKNKFDAITG; translated from the coding sequence ATGAGTAATTTGAAAACTGTTTGGCAACTGCTTACCAAAGGCGATAAAATATTAGCTTCCTCTTTGATTCTACTAAGCATGTTAAGTTTTACAATTTTAAAAGCAGTTAGTCAACCCGGTCAAATAGCAGTTATCAAAGTGGAGAATCTGCAAAATTTCAGTAAAAATTTGAACCGGGATGAAAAGTTTAACACAAGCGGCCATATTGGTGAAACCTCTATAGAAATAGTTAATAAAGCAATAAGAGTCGTTAGTTCTGACTGTCCTCAAAAACTTTGCGTTCGTCAAGGCAGCATCACACATACCGGTGAAATCATTGTATGTGTCCCCAACAAATTAACGATCTCCATTGAAGGCAGACGCAAAAACAAATTTGATGCGATTACCGGTTAA
- a CDS encoding Gx transporter family protein codes for MKKTSDVTRLGVLAATGLILFLFESAIPRPLPWLKPGLSNLVTIIALYCYGFRAAFLVMLLRVITGAFVLGTLFNPVFLFALSGGVVATSVMAFLYTNFSKTFSVLGVSLLGAFTHNFVQLLLAAFLVVGSTQVLYLMPIMLLSSLFSGFLVGIFAHYIIQKMEVLRIW; via the coding sequence TTGAAAAAAACTTCAGATGTAACCAGGTTGGGGGTTTTGGCGGCTACTGGATTGATTTTGTTTTTGTTTGAGTCCGCAATTCCAAGACCGTTGCCCTGGTTAAAACCCGGTTTGTCAAATTTGGTAACGATAATTGCTTTATATTGTTATGGTTTCAGAGCTGCTTTTTTAGTCATGCTCCTTCGTGTAATCACCGGGGCATTTGTTTTAGGTACTTTATTTAATCCTGTTTTCTTGTTTGCCTTAAGTGGTGGGGTTGTCGCCACAAGTGTTATGGCCTTTTTGTACACCAACTTTAGTAAAACATTCAGTGTTTTAGGGGTTAGTCTCTTAGGAGCGTTTACACATAATTTCGTTCAACTGCTGCTCGCTGCATTTCTGGTTGTAGGCAGTACCCAAGTTCTCTATTTGATGCCGATTATGTTGTTGTCATCACTTTTTTCTGGATTTTTAGTTGGAATTTTCGCACATTACATCATTCAAAAAATGGAAGTTTTAAGAATATGGTAA